The following DNA comes from Camelina sativa cultivar DH55 chromosome 14, Cs, whole genome shotgun sequence.
CTTAAttgatttttagatatttcttATACTAACATGGTTGGTAATAGGGTTCTTAATTCATTAATATGAAggatatataataaatactaaATCGGATTTAAAAGTCAAAGCGCAAATCTTCAGTCGGTTACTACTAGCTAGTGATCTCACCTTCTCTGATGAGATGATTCGACTACACACACCAAACAAACACAGAGTCCCAAAACGAATGTGTTAATTATCTCGTGGTGGGACCATCTTATACTTCTAGGGTTAAGACTTTTTCCGATTTTGTTCATTGTGATTGGAACCTATTGCTTTGGCTTTCTTGCAAAGCCAAGTTTCTTTTCGTAAATCTAATTTTGGTCCACTACCTAGTCTCTTCGAATGAGTAGCAAAACCATCatctttaataaatttatttatacatgGTTTGGTATATGTGTTAATGAGTAGCGAAATCATTATTTGAAACGTCTTATACAATTCACGGCTAGACATggattttttattcatttcagaaAAGTGTAGAGTTACAGTTATGAAACTAATGTACATATAACATCAAAAAGTAGAGATGAGAGGTGAGTTGGCAAATACCCAAATGGCAAAAGCTTATCGAGCTATCTTGTTGCTTGCGTATGTAGTGAAACAAATGTTAGAATTGGGTAAAGCGTTATAAATGTTGACCTTATGCATGTGTGTGTTGCTAAGACTTGTGGTCCAAGCTCCTattccattttcttttgttttgttttttttgcctcGATTCATACAATGTTCTAATTTTATTGACAAACAACAAGTTTTGTAATATCCCTAAACAAGTAAAAACTAGAGAACTATAACAtgtactcttttattttttatcatattccctttttttcctttggtttttTACTATTGGGAAAAAAATAATGCGAACTTTACGAGTTATATCTTTCTTTACGCCCACGAAACAGAAGGACCATTTTGCCAGCTACCTttgtcaaaaataattatacagTTGTTGGTACCCAATCTCAcaaatctttccttttttcttttatcatgttAAAATGTCATagccttttttttaatagtctttctcatatttattttgatacattcgtaaaatatcaaaactttattcatataatataatataaaagaagTTATTTCTAAGATAATAACTAAATCATAGACGAgtgacaaatatatttttatataacatatttaCTTCTGATTTAAACTTAGTTAAAACAAACGCTTTTTGTCGCAAGATTTGTTGGAAGTGGATATAGAAACAcacaatttataaaatgttgaGGGCGAATTCGTTTTTACCTTTTTGACTAAAGATTTCATCTGTTACATTGACCATATtggttaattataaaacaataaaatataaataataatcagaaaaggagaaaacaaaggtGGTGGTGGTAGACTGGGTAGTACAAAGAAGAAAGTAATTATCGAACCAGAAAGCTGACGTGTCACGGAAGTCTCGCTCGTCCAAGCTGTCAACTCACTAAAACAGTGAAACTGACTGAAACGCACACAAAACTCACGTGACGACACTTTCTTTTAGCAAATTAGTCCACCTCTCTTACCGAACCTAACCTGCTCATCTGAAGTCCGAACCTACTACTACATATGGCTCGGACAGCCgttttaccaaatttttttttacctgttcCCCATAAAAACcactgattaaaaaaaaaaaaggaggcaCCTTTTCTCATGTTTTCACTGACACAACCCAAATGTATAACCTTTCTTAATTTAGGCATTCTTATCAAGTTTTTTTGTCCGAccttcattaattttttttcatacatCGTCTTCTATCACAAGCCAccaaagaaagtaaaataaataataaacgaacaaacaagaaacaagtgATAGAATAAGAAAGACAATAATATTAGAATTATCATTTTGTAATACCGTATAAATTGTGTACTTATTTGTAATACCGTATAATTGTGTACTTACTGCTTTTAGTATACTTGATTAGGTTTGATACCATGTTAATTTGGTCCACAAACCGTGTCCTCCTTCTCTGTGTACTGCATTATCAATATATGTATAGCTGCATTACAATTTACAAGTGAATCAATATAAGTAAGTAATTTACGCGGTATCAGAAGATAATAATTGTATTATGgactagtctttttttttttcctatactAGCTAGCAAGAAGAAGCAGACGAAGAATATTCATTTCTTTGtctttgtgtgttgttgtttggcTTCCTCCTCAAGCCATTTTGtttactctttctcttctctcgaaAAAAGcctttcttttatcttctcttcCGCCATTAAAGCTCTCACGGAAGCTCCCACGAGAACACCTTATCTCCACCACATAAACCAGACTTTTCCCCTCTCACGAGATATCAGAATACCAAACCCATTTGCGCTGTGCTTTTTACAGCCAgctttgtctctcttcttctcatctctctctctctgtatatatatatatatatatagtctctgTTTCCTGGACCTTCTTCAACGGCTACTACTaagcttcaagaagaagaagaagaagatgagatttaCCAAGTTGATTTGGTGTTTGATGTTTCTGGTTCGACTCGGGTTCTTGACTGAGGCCATTCTCGACCCGGTTGATTTCTTGGCTCTGCAAGCCATTCGTAAATCCCTCGATGATTTGCCCGGTTCCAACTTCTTCCAGTCCTGGGATTTCACCTCTGATCCATGCGGCTTCGCCGGCGTCTACTGCGACGGTGATAAAGTGACTACTCTCAATCTCGGCGATCCTAGAGCCGGTTCACCCGGTTTATCTGGTCGGATCAACCCGGCTATTGGcaaactctcttctctcatcGAGCTCTCCATTGTTCCCGGTCGAATCATGGGTGCCTTGCCGGCGACAATCTCGCAGCTCAAAGACCTTCGCTTTCTCGCAATCAGCCGGAATTTCATATCCGGCGAGATTCCGGCGAGTATCGGCGAGGCTCGCCGCCTCAGAACACTCGATTTGAGCTACAATCAGCTAACCGGAACCATCTCTCCGTCGATCGGATCCTTACCGGAGCTCTCGAGTCTGATTCTCTGCCACAATCACTTAACCGGATCAATCCCACCCTTCCTCTCACAAACCCTAACCCGAATCGATCTCAAACGCAACAGCCTCACCGGCTCAGTCTCTCCGGCGTCTCTCCCTCCGTCCCTGCAGTACCTCTCACTCGCCTGGAACCAATTAACCGGACCTGTAGACCGGGTTTTACTCCGGTTAAACCAGCTTAATTACCTCGACCTCAGCTTAAACCGGTTCACCGGTACAATCCCCGGTCGAATCTTCGCCTTCCCCATCACAAACCTTCAACTACAGCGCAACTTCTTCTATGGTTTGATACAGCCGGCTAGTCAAGTGACGATCTCGACCGTCGATCTCAGCTACAACCGATTCTCCGGCGGCATATCTCCGCTTCTCTCAAGCGTAGAGAACCTCTACTTGAACAGTAATCGGTTCACTGGTGAAGTTCCGGCGAGCTTCGTGGAGAGGTTGTTAGCGGCGAGTATACAGACGCTGTATCTGCAGCATAACTTCTTGACGGGGATACAGATAAGCCCGGCGGCGGAAATCCCGGTGAGCAGCTCGCTGTGTCTGCAGTATAACTGTATGGTACCGCCGTTACAAACGCCGTGTCCGCTTAAGGCCGGCCCACAAAAGACTAGGCCCAGTACACAATGCAACGAGTGGCGAGGGTAATCTCGTAAATTACGCTTTCTGATATATtattgggcttttttttttcttttttttttttgtcaaaatatattttgttatagtttttgAGGGACACACACAGTCAGAGTGTTTcaatgtgttaaaaaaaaacaacaaagtcttaaagagaaagaaacgaTTCGTTTATTCGTTAGGTGACTTGGTTCTGTAGAAGTGAATAAGGATTCTTCTATATATGGATGCGAGGATGAAGTGTAGTAAAGatccatctattttttattttttgcgtATTACAACCGGAAAATGATGGTTCTGTTTTATCGTAGAGTGTTGATAATATATTCATGAATGATATATTGTGGACAAAATACATTAATCAGAAAATGACcacttataatttgtttttatttaggAAAAAGATGTGAAATCTATGGTTAAACTATATGCAATTCGCaaagttttaataaatttaaatgaaacaagtcttatttttggtttaaaatttgttatacgAATATAAAGGAGTAGTCAATTTGAGaaataagaactataattatgaaCACAATTATAATACTACTATGGAATATGGGAATATATGCTTTTAAGTTTCAAACCTCACAATAAccattgattttttaaaagataaattttaaaatcagaaAAGTAGAAATGTATATAAAtgaggaaaaatgaaaaataaataaattaaaaaagaaaaaaaaagggaagatgAATGTGATGGTTTTGGCCTTTGTGGTCAGGTAGCTTCTTCAAGACTTTGAAGGGGACGAggttcttttgttcttttaggACAGATATTATTATAATGCTAACCAAAttcacattttcttttgtttatttactttataACTGAGCACTCTCTTCAATGTTGATGTTAAcactcaaccaaaaaaaaaaaaaaaatgaaacagaacaacaaTGATGGTTGAGTTTCTTCAATTATGGAACCTAATCGGATTAACCAAACCGGACAAATTAGATCATTAAACTAcatccatccatccatccaAGTCTGAATAataccaaattaagaaaaaaatgaaaatgttcgaaaaaaatgagaaaga
Coding sequences within:
- the LOC104738838 gene encoding LRR receptor-like serine/threonine-protein kinase ERL1 translates to MRFTKLIWCLMFLVRLGFLTEAILDPVDFLALQAIRKSLDDLPGSNFFQSWDFTSDPCGFAGVYCDGDKVTTLNLGDPRAGSPGLSGRINPAIGKLSSLIELSIVPGRIMGALPATISQLKDLRFLAISRNFISGEIPASIGEARRLRTLDLSYNQLTGTISPSIGSLPELSSLILCHNHLTGSIPPFLSQTLTRIDLKRNSLTGSVSPASLPPSLQYLSLAWNQLTGPVDRVLLRLNQLNYLDLSLNRFTGTIPGRIFAFPITNLQLQRNFFYGLIQPASQVTISTVDLSYNRFSGGISPLLSSVENLYLNSNRFTGEVPASFVERLLAASIQTLYLQHNFLTGIQISPAAEIPVSSSLCLQYNCMVPPLQTPCPLKAGPQKTRPSTQCNEWRG